CACCGGTCGCCATGTTGCGGGTGTACTGCTCATGGCCGGGGGTGTCGGCGATGATGAACTTGCGCTTGGTGGTGCTGAAGTAGCGGTACGCCACATCGATGGTGATGCCCTGCTCGCGCTCGGCCTGCAGGCCGTCGACCAGCAGCGCCAGGTCGATGTCCTCACCGGTGGTACCGACTTTCTTGGAGTCCTTGGTGATGGCATCCAGATGGTCTTCATAGATCATCTTGGAGTCATGCAGCAGGCGGCCGATCAGGGTGCTCTTGCCGTCGTCGACGTTGCCGCAAGTCAGGAAGCGCAGCAGCTCTTTACGTTCGTGCTGGGCCAGGTAGGCGAGGATGTCCTCGCTGATCAGTTCGGATTGGTGCGACATATTAAAAGTACCCCTGACGTTTCTTCTCTTCCATCGAGCCGGAAGAGTCATGGTCGATAACTCGGCCTTGGCGCTCAGAGGTTTTGGCCAACAGCATTTCCTGAATGATTTCCGGCAGGGTGGTAGCGGTGGACTCCACCGCACCGGTCAGCGGGTAGCAGCCGAGGGTACGGAAGCGCACCATCTTCTTGTGGATGCTGGCTTTCTGCTCGGGAGTGAGGTGTTCGAGGATGCGTTCGTCGTCGATCATGATCAGCGCGCCGTTCATCTCGATCACTTCGCGCTCTTCGGCGAAGTACAGCGGCACAATCGGGATCTGCTCCAGATAGATGTACTGCCAGATATCCAGCTCGGTCCAGTTGGACAGCGGGAATACGCGGATCGACTCGCCTTTCTTGACGTTGCCGTTGTACACGTTCCACAGCTCGGGGCGCTGGTTCTTCGGATCCCAGCGGTGCTTGCTGTCGCGGAAGGAGTACACGCGCTCCTTGGCACGCGACTTCTCTTCGTCGCGGCGCGCGCCACCGAAGGCGGCGTCGAAGCCGTACTTGTCCAGCGCCTGCTTGAGACCCTCGGTCTTCATCACGTCAGTGTGCTTGGCACTGCCGTAGGTGAAGGGGTTCATGTCCTGCGCCACGCCATCGGGGTTGGTGTGGGTAATCAGATCCAGGCCGTACTCTTTGACCATCTTCTCGCGGAAGCGGTACATCTCCTGGAATTTCCAACGCGTGTCCACGTGCATGACCGGGAACGGCAGCTTGCCGGGGAAGAATGCCTTGCGCGCCAGATGCAGCATCACGGCGGAATCTTTACCGATGGAATACAGCATCACCGGGTTGTCGAATTCGGCGGCCACTTCACGAATGATGTGGATACTTTCCGCCTCGAGCTGTTTCAGGTGCGTCAGTTTGTCGAGCATGGCTTATCACAGATCTGGGAATGAACGGCCGGCGGGCCGTGGACGAGGGCGCACTCTAGCACAGCGCCCCCTTCTATTCAGGCCGCCACTTAGATCGAAACGATCTAGTTTTATGCCCGAAGAATCAGCGCTTTATATGGGATTCGGGCAATCGATAAACAGGTGTTCGATGGCAAAGC
The window above is part of the Pseudomonas alcaligenes genome. Proteins encoded here:
- the cysD gene encoding sulfate adenylyltransferase subunit CysD, yielding MLDKLTHLKQLEAESIHIIREVAAEFDNPVMLYSIGKDSAVMLHLARKAFFPGKLPFPVMHVDTRWKFQEMYRFREKMVKEYGLDLITHTNPDGVAQDMNPFTYGSAKHTDVMKTEGLKQALDKYGFDAAFGGARRDEEKSRAKERVYSFRDSKHRWDPKNQRPELWNVYNGNVKKGESIRVFPLSNWTELDIWQYIYLEQIPIVPLYFAEEREVIEMNGALIMIDDERILEHLTPEQKASIHKKMVRFRTLGCYPLTGAVESTATTLPEIIQEMLLAKTSERQGRVIDHDSSGSMEEKKRQGYF